The genomic segment GTTTGTCATTCTCCCCAATCAACACCGGAGCGGTCAGCCGGTCGCGGACCACCCAGCCGTTGCTTTCCTCGTCGGCGGCGTGCCAGGCGCTCACTGAACGGGGGTACGCCATGCCGGACATCAGATCGAGATACCCAACCCGGCGCTGCAGCTCAACTGGAAGCATGAGAGGGGGTTCCTACCGAGGAAGTGACGGAGGAGAGTTGGCGTGGTCGACCAGCGCCACCCCGATCAAAGGATATCGCAGCGACCACGGCGATTCACATCGGCCCGAGGTTCCTAAGGAACGGACCATTTTTTAGAAGGCGCCGGCACTTCGTCGCATCCAATACAAGCATGGCTGGCGGTGCTCCCGAGGAATCTTCGGCAGGTGTCCGGGCAACTTCGGCGGCAGATTGGCAGAGGATTCTGTCGAAGTTTCGCTAGGGAGTGCGACAAAAGCTGCTGGAGTAGGTCGCTCTCGGGCGTCGCAAGTCGCTGTTCTGAAACGGGTTGCGGCGAACAGTGGGGCCGGCTCGGGCGTGGTTTTGTCGCACTTGATCGCGTCGGCGATCGAACGACAAGACTTCAAAAGCGCAGCGGTGTGCGGGCAGCCACTACGGGCCTAGCCGAGCGCACCCGACTGTTGGAGGCCCCGGAGAATCGGTCGGCCACGGGGGTAGCCCGCAGCGCCCTTCCGTAGTTGGCCGGCACAGGCGACAATGAGGGGTTGTCGCTTAGCTTCGCGAACGCCCCTCCCTAACCTCCCCCGCTGCTTGCCCTTATGGCGTCTGCCCCGACTGAATCCACGCCTCAGCCCGCGCCCAAGAAGAAGCCCTCCGGCAAGCTGGCCGACCCGCGGTACATCCGCAACTTCTCAATCGTCGCGCACATCGACCACGGCAAGAGCACGCTGGCCGACCGGCTGCTGGAGGTGACCGGCACGGTCACGCTGCGCGAGATGAAGGAGCAGCTGCTGGACGACATGGAGCTGGAGCGGCAGCGGGGCATCACGATCAAGGCCAACTCGGTCTCGATGCGGACGATGCACAACGGTCAGGAGTACGAGCTGAACCTGATCGACACGCCGGGCCACGTCGACTTCCAGTACGAGGTGTCGCGGTCGCTCACCTGCTGCGAGGGGGCGCTGCTGTTGGTGGACGCGTTCCAGGGCGTGGAGGCCCAGACCGTGGCCAACGCGTACAACGCGATCGAGCACGACCTGGAGATCGTGCCGGTTCTGAACAAGATCGACCTGGTCCACGCGCGGCCGGACGAGGTGAAGGAGGAGATCGAGCAGACGCTCGGCCTGGACGCCAGCGAGGCGATCGGCTGCAGCGCGAAGACCGGGCTCAACTGCCAGGCGGTGATCGACGCGGTGATCGAGCGGATCCCGCCGCCAACCGGCGACCCCGCCGCGCCGCTGCAGGCGATGGTGTTCGACAGCGTGTACGACGAGTTCCGCGGCGCGATCATCTTTGTCCGCGTGATGAACGGCGTGGTGCGCCGCGGCGACCGCATTAAGTTCCTGCAGGCGGGCACCGAGCACGAGGTGGTCGAGCTCGGCCAGAAGACGCCCAAGCGGACCGCCGCCGAGTGCCTGTCGGCGGGGCAGGTGGGCTACATGGTCTGCAACATCAAGTCGCTGGGCAACGTCCACATCGGCGACACCGTCACCTCCGCCCGCGGCGAGCAGGCCAAGCCGCTGCCGGGCTACGAGCAGCCCAAGCGGATGGTGTTCTGCGGCCTGTACCCGTCGGACGGGCAGGACTTCGAGCAGCTGCGCGAGGCGCTCAGCAAGCTGCAGGTGAATGACCCGAGCTTCGTGTTCGAGCCGGAAACGTCCGACGCCTTGGGATTCGGTTTCCGCTGCGGCTTCCTGGGGCTGCTGCACATGGAGATCGTGCAGCAGCGGCTGGAGCAGGAGGCCGACATCGACCTGGTGCAGACCGCGCCGAACGTCACCTACAAGATCACCAAGAAGAACGGCGAGCTGCTGGAGGTCCACACGCCCACCCGCGTGCCGGAGATGGGCGACATCGAGGTCTTCGAGCAGCCGATCGTCCGCGTGAGCTTCGTCATGCCGGCCGAGTACGTTGGCGGCATCATGAAGCTGTGCGCCGACCGGCGGGGCATCTTCGTGCGGCAGGAGTACCTCAGCCCCACCCGCGTGATGCTGGTGTACGACATCGCGCTGGCCGAGGTGGTGTACGACATGCACGACAAGCTGAAGAGCACGACCAAGGGCTACGGCACCATGGACTACGAGCTCCG from the Posidoniimonas corsicana genome contains:
- the lepA gene encoding translation elongation factor 4, whose amino-acid sequence is MASAPTESTPQPAPKKKPSGKLADPRYIRNFSIVAHIDHGKSTLADRLLEVTGTVTLREMKEQLLDDMELERQRGITIKANSVSMRTMHNGQEYELNLIDTPGHVDFQYEVSRSLTCCEGALLLVDAFQGVEAQTVANAYNAIEHDLEIVPVLNKIDLVHARPDEVKEEIEQTLGLDASEAIGCSAKTGLNCQAVIDAVIERIPPPTGDPAAPLQAMVFDSVYDEFRGAIIFVRVMNGVVRRGDRIKFLQAGTEHEVVELGQKTPKRTAAECLSAGQVGYMVCNIKSLGNVHIGDTVTSARGEQAKPLPGYEQPKRMVFCGLYPSDGQDFEQLREALSKLQVNDPSFVFEPETSDALGFGFRCGFLGLLHMEIVQQRLEQEADIDLVQTAPNVTYKITKKNGELLEVHTPTRVPEMGDIEVFEQPIVRVSFVMPAEYVGGIMKLCADRRGIFVRQEYLSPTRVMLVYDIALAEVVYDMHDKLKSTTKGYGTMDYELRGYEEGDLVRMDILVKGERVDALSIVCDRRDADTRGRAIIKKLRKEIPRHMFEVALQAAIGTRIIARETISAMRKNVTAKCYGGDISRKRKLWEKQKEGKKRMKSIGQVDIPQKAFLAVLETGEDDKRS